A DNA window from Parabacteroides johnsonii DSM 18315 contains the following coding sequences:
- the rsfS gene encoding ribosome silencing factor: MDQTEELVKTIVEGLQEKKGKNIVTVDLTQLSGSICQYMIICEGSTPTQVSALSDSAWDFAHRKAGEKPLSIDGAQRAEWIGMDYGTVLVHIFLPELREFYNLENLWSDAKVTQIANLD; encoded by the coding sequence ATGGATCAAACAGAAGAATTAGTTAAAACGATTGTAGAAGGCCTACAGGAAAAAAAAGGCAAAAACATTGTAACCGTAGACTTAACCCAATTATCCGGCTCAATCTGCCAATATATGATAATCTGCGAAGGAAGCACTCCTACCCAGGTTTCCGCATTGTCTGATTCAGCCTGGGATTTTGCCCATCGTAAGGCTGGTGAAAAACCGCTGTCGATAGATGGAGCACAGCGTGCCGAATGGATCGGGATGGACTATGGCACGGTTCTTGTACATATATTTTTACCGGAACTTCGCGAGTTTTATAATCTGGAAAATCTTTGGTCGGATGCCAAAGTGACACAGATTGCTAACCTCGACTGA
- a CDS encoding ISAon1 family transposase — MEAKLLESQYKNHLSHFRNWEQRAHAEEWILFEKNIGPYVGMDETALSSGELYTILINKEAKGRKGTIIAMIKGTSVEKVSQVILKLSRRRRFQVREITLDMAPNMARIARLCFPAAKLVIDRFHVQKLAFEAVQEMRIKARWEALDKEMVEITYAKASGQPFVTETFENGDSRKQLLARSRYLLFKKTELWSESQRKRAKILFREYPDIKKAYYLSMRLGLIYHQAQSADIALTRLAHWYDQVDKSGFLSFGTVARTIQTHYLNIVGFFKRRSTNAASESFNAKIKAFRAQLRGVRDIAFFLFRLTNMYA; from the coding sequence TCTGAGTCATTTCAGGAATTGGGAGCAACGTGCCCATGCCGAAGAATGGATTCTCTTCGAGAAAAACATTGGACCCTACGTCGGGATGGACGAAACGGCACTGTCGTCGGGAGAACTGTATACAATCCTGATTAACAAAGAGGCCAAAGGAAGAAAAGGCACAATCATCGCCATGATCAAAGGGACATCCGTAGAAAAGGTATCCCAAGTTATACTCAAACTTTCCCGTCGCAGGCGGTTTCAAGTTCGGGAAATAACATTGGACATGGCACCCAATATGGCCCGGATAGCCCGTCTCTGTTTCCCGGCTGCCAAGCTGGTTATCGACCGTTTTCATGTTCAAAAGTTAGCTTTTGAAGCCGTTCAGGAAATGCGGATAAAGGCACGATGGGAAGCCTTGGATAAAGAAATGGTCGAGATCACATACGCTAAAGCATCAGGACAGCCTTTTGTTACTGAAACATTTGAGAATGGGGACAGTCGAAAACAGCTGTTGGCCAGAAGCCGCTATCTTTTGTTCAAAAAAACTGAACTGTGGTCGGAGAGCCAAAGAAAAAGAGCTAAAATCCTTTTCCGGGAATATCCCGATATCAAGAAGGCCTATTACTTAAGCATGAGGTTAGGGTTGATATATCATCAGGCACAATCGGCAGATATTGCCTTGACGCGTTTGGCACATTGGTATGATCAGGTGGACAAATCCGGTTTCCTGTCTTTTGGCACTGTTGCCAGAACCATACAAACACACTACTTGAATATTGTTGGCTTTTTTAAAAGACGCTCCACCAATGCCGCGAGTGAGTCCTTCAATGCTAAAATCAAAGCTTTTAGAGCACAGCTGAGAGGCGTGAGGGATATTGCTTTTTTCTTATTCAGACTCACCAATATGTATGCATAA
- the ftsH gene encoding ATP-dependent zinc metalloprotease FtsH, whose amino-acid sequence MENKNDIFNKNPKNNKQKMFKFNLYWMYGLIFLMLFALYLTNDSSASKELGWTEFQKLAQENVFDRMVVYNKKNLVEATVKDGRKGLVFRKDSATLGTNPKVYVKIPSADKFSDFYDKAVAENHITTQVSFEEGDDAIWNFLVSFGPILLIIVVWIFLMRRMSGGATGGPGGVFSVGKAKAQLFDKDNDRKVTFKDVAGLAEAKQEVEEIVSFLKSPEKYTELGGKIPKGALLVGPPGTGKTLLAKAVAGEADVPFFSLSGSDFVEMFVGVGASRVRDLFRQAKEKAPCIVFIDEIDAVGRARGKNVNMNSNDERENTLNQLLTEMDGFGSNSGVIILAATNRADILDKALLRAGRFDRQIHVELPDLNERKEIFGVHLRPIKIDESVDAEFLARQTPGFSGADIANVCNEAALIAARNGKKFVQKEDFMNAVDRIVGGLEKRTKITTADERQCIANHEAGHATLSWLLEHANPLVKVTIVPRGKALGAAWYLPEERQITTREQLLDEMCATLGGRAAEELFLGKISTGASNDLERVTKQAYAMVVYFGMSDRLPNLNYYDSSGQDWGFTKPYSEETARMIDLEVQAIINEQYERAKSILKEHASGHNMLAQVLLEREVIYTEDVEHIFGKRAWVSRSEEILELQEKANGKKAEEAKVTEASKQEDDTIVTTSDSKAVNA is encoded by the coding sequence ATGGAAAATAAAAACGACATTTTTAACAAAAATCCGAAGAATAACAAGCAGAAGATGTTCAAGTTCAACCTATACTGGATGTATGGACTCATCTTTCTTATGCTTTTTGCTTTGTATCTGACGAACGACTCTTCGGCATCTAAAGAATTAGGCTGGACCGAATTCCAGAAATTAGCACAGGAAAACGTATTCGACCGGATGGTCGTCTACAACAAGAAGAATCTGGTTGAAGCAACCGTAAAAGACGGACGAAAAGGTCTGGTGTTCAGAAAAGATAGTGCGACATTGGGTACCAACCCGAAAGTGTATGTCAAAATACCATCGGCCGATAAATTCTCGGATTTCTATGACAAAGCCGTTGCCGAAAATCATATCACTACGCAAGTCAGCTTCGAAGAAGGCGATGATGCGATCTGGAATTTTCTTGTTTCGTTCGGCCCGATCTTGCTGATCATCGTCGTGTGGATCTTCCTGATGCGACGAATGTCCGGTGGTGCGACCGGCGGTCCCGGCGGTGTATTCAGTGTGGGAAAGGCAAAAGCACAACTTTTTGATAAAGACAACGACCGGAAAGTGACATTCAAGGATGTCGCCGGCCTTGCCGAAGCGAAACAGGAGGTGGAAGAGATCGTTTCTTTCTTGAAAAGCCCCGAAAAGTACACGGAATTAGGAGGTAAAATACCTAAAGGCGCTTTACTCGTAGGCCCTCCTGGAACCGGAAAGACATTATTGGCCAAGGCTGTAGCCGGAGAAGCAGATGTCCCGTTCTTCTCCCTATCCGGTTCGGACTTCGTAGAAATGTTCGTCGGCGTAGGTGCTTCCCGCGTACGTGACCTGTTCCGTCAGGCAAAAGAGAAAGCTCCTTGTATCGTATTTATCGACGAGATCGATGCCGTCGGCCGCGCCCGTGGCAAAAATGTAAATATGAACAGCAATGACGAACGCGAGAACACGTTGAACCAGTTGCTTACTGAAATGGACGGTTTCGGTTCCAACAGCGGTGTTATTATCCTGGCAGCTACTAACCGCGCCGATATCTTGGATAAGGCGCTGCTTCGTGCAGGACGTTTCGACCGCCAGATTCACGTGGAATTACCTGACTTGAACGAGCGTAAAGAGATATTTGGAGTGCATCTGCGTCCGATCAAAATCGACGAAAGTGTCGATGCCGAATTTCTGGCACGCCAGACTCCCGGTTTCTCCGGTGCCGACATTGCTAATGTCTGCAATGAAGCAGCTTTGATTGCCGCTCGTAACGGTAAAAAGTTTGTCCAGAAAGAAGACTTCATGAACGCAGTCGACCGTATCGTCGGAGGTTTGGAGAAACGCACTAAAATAACGACTGCGGATGAACGCCAATGTATAGCCAACCACGAAGCTGGTCATGCCACCTTAAGCTGGTTGTTGGAACATGCCAATCCGTTAGTTAAAGTAACGATCGTTCCGAGGGGCAAGGCATTAGGCGCCGCCTGGTATCTGCCGGAAGAACGTCAGATCACCACCCGTGAACAATTGCTGGACGAAATGTGTGCCACCCTCGGCGGTCGCGCTGCCGAAGAACTTTTCTTAGGAAAAATCTCTACCGGAGCATCCAATGACCTTGAGCGAGTAACTAAACAGGCTTATGCGATGGTCGTCTATTTCGGTATGAGCGACCGACTGCCGAACTTGAACTACTACGATTCAAGCGGACAGGACTGGGGCTTCACCAAACCGTACAGTGAGGAAACAGCCAGGATGATCGACCTGGAAGTACAGGCCATTATCAATGAACAGTACGAACGGGCCAAAAGCATTCTGAAAGAACACGCATCAGGCCACAACATGTTGGCTCAGGTATTGCTGGAACGGGAAGTAATCTACACTGAAGATGTCGAACATATCTTCGGTAAGCGTGCCTGGGTTTCCCGCTCGGAAGAGATCCTGGAACTGCAAGAGAAAGCAAACGGCAAGAAGGCCGAAGAAGCGAAAGTTACCGAAGCAAGTAAACAGGAAGATGACACAATTGTCACGACATCCGACAGTAAGGCAGTAAATGCATAA